GTAAGATTATCAATAACGTGAAGCATTCTAAACCTGATGCAAGAATTGTAGGAGTCTTGGTTCAAGAAATGGCTCCCTCTTCAACAGAGGTCATCGTTGGCATGACTAAAGACCCTCAATTCGGTCCAGCTCTTATGTTTGGTCTTGGAGGTATCTTTGTTGAGGTTTTGAAGGACGTGAGTTTTAGGGTGGCACCGATAACCGAGAGGGATGCTCGAGAAATGATTACAGAGATTAAGGGTTATCCATTGCTTAAAGGATACCGAGGTATGCCCCCAGCTGATGTTGATACTATCGTGCAAATTTTGTTAAAGACCTCAAAACTTGTAACCGAACATCCCGAAGTCGATCAGCTCGATCTTAACCCAATTATGGTTTATGAAAAAGGAGCAAAGGTTGTTGATGCCCGTATGATTCTTTCACGCTAGCGCAGGATTTTGTGATTGTTATTAAATTGTTCAGGTAGTAGAGTTGTTAAACCGGATACCGCCATACACTAGTTAATACACCCTACTTGCAGCAGTTGATAATCTACTGCTAGCGAGGAATCTCATTGCCGCTTACCGCCAATTTTGATTTAACCGCGTATGAAATCTTTTCGGAAATTAAAATTCCCTCCAAGATTCCCTTTTTTGTAAGGCTAGATGGGAGGGATTTTCATGTTGTTGCTGAAACTTTGAAGGTTGAAAGACCACATGACCGAAAATTTGCCAAGTGTTTTGTAAGTGTTGCCAAAGCGATATTTCAAGGAGGATTTGATCCAGTTTTAGCTTATACCTTCAGCGATGAGGTGAACATCCTATTTGTTAAAGAACTGCTTTTTGGCGGGCGGATTGAGAAAATAAATTCTGTACTAGGAAGTTTAGCCTCAAGCTCCTTTACGTTAGCTGTAGCTGCGATTTATAAGCGAAATTTAGTTACGGCATTTGATTCACGAGTAATTCTCGTTCCAGAAGATCTAATTATATCATACCTAGATTGGCGACAGAAGATGGCATGGCGGAATCACCTAAACGCTTCAGCCTATTGGCTTATGAAGAAACTTGGCTGCAACTCGCGGGAAGCACAAGAGAAACTTAGAGGTCTGAAAGCTGAGGAAATACGTAACCTTCTCTTTACGCATGGCATAAATTTGAATGAAACCCCACTTTGGCAGGGCAGAGGCATATTAATTTACAAGAAACCATACGAAAAACTTGGGCAGATGGGGAAAGCTGTAACCCGAATGCGTTTAACGGAAAATTGGAATCTTCCTCTATTTTCAACACAGAAGGGTCAACTCTTAATCCGACAACTTGTTGAGCAGGCTAGGTCAAAAAATCTTAATATTTCATGATATGCGGCTTCAACTACGATTTTATCAGCCTGAGGGAATCGCTTTGATTGAAGATTTACTTAAGAAACTTAACGAGCTGGAAATGCAAGCCGCCTACTTGAGGAATCGGAGAGAAATATTCAATGACGAGGCGCGAAGATGGATTGAGAAAAGAAATAAATTAAGTGAAGAAGCTCGAAGGCTCAGAGAAGAGGCTGCAAAACTCAAAACCCGCCGTGACAACCTAAACCGTAAGGTCCACGAATTGAAAAAACTCTGGGAAAAAGCTGAATGTGACCTCGAAGTTAAAATTGCGGAAACTTCAAAACTCAGGGAAAATTTAAAGCTTCTTCAGGACCAAGTTTCATGTAAGGAAAGCGCTGTTCGTCGACAGCTTCAAGCTCTTAATTGGAAGCTACAAACAACACCGTTGACTCTTAGCGAGGAAAAGCTGGTTGTAAGCCAAGTGAAAACTCTTGAAACTCAATTGGTCACTTATGTGCAGCTTCGTAAAATTGAAAATCGATTGATCGAGTGTAGGGCAGAAATTGAGGCTGCAAAAGCTCGAATAAAAAGCTTACGTGAACAGCTTTCAGTTTACGTCAAAGAAAGTCAAGCCTGTCATACGAGGATGGTGGAGTTTCTTCAACGGTCTGACATCATTAAACTTGAAGCAAATAACGCTCATAAAGCGTTTTTAGAGATTAAGCAACGAGCTGACGAAGTTCATCAGGCTTACGTTAAAACTAGATCCCAAGTTATGGATGTTGAACGACAAATTAAACAGATAGTTGACAAGGTTAAAGTTGAACAGATTAAAAAAGCCGCCGAAGCTCTGGACAAGTTACGTAAAGATGCTTCTGAAAAATTAAAACGTGGTGAGAAATTAACCTTTGAAGAATTCAAACTACTTTTTGGAGAAGGAAACATTTAGACGATTCAAACAACAAACTTCAAGGCTGATGTCTGCTTCTAATAATGTACAGTATCTTAATCCGATGAACTCCTCGGGGAGCAGGTCAGAATGGATGCATGGAGACAGGTTTCAGCTAACATAAGAGAAGGTGATATCGTAAATTTAGTCAAGCAATTAGTAAGAATTCCAAGCCGAAACCCGCCTGGAGAGGAGAAACCAGCTGCGGAATTCATTGCAACCTTGCTGATGGGTTGGGGATTCGAAGTTGAATTGGTTGAGCCTATGCCTGACCGGCCTGATGTAATTGCGTGGCTAAGAGGGGTGGAGGAGCGTCCTACTCTAATTTTAAACGGCCACATTGATGTCGTACCTGAGGGTAACCCAGCGCTTTGGTCCACATTCCCATTCGAGGCAACCGTTAAGGATGGTAAGCTATTCGGAAGAGGGGTTGCGGATCAAAAATCTGGTTTAGCAGCCATGATAATTGCTGCTAAAGCCATTAAAGATGCTGGTGTTAAACTTCGGGGGAACCTAGTTCTTACTTTTGTCAGCGGCGAAGAAACATCTGAGCCTGGTACGAAGTACCTATTCACTGATAGAAAGTTAAGAGGAGATTGGGGAATAGTTACCGAGCCCACATCCACTAAAACTGGTCTGAAAGTGGCTACAGCAGAATGTGGTCTAGCTTATTACTATATCATCGTTAAGGGAAAGTCTGTTCATGCTAGTCAACCTCACATGGGCATAAATGCGATAGCTAAGGCGATGAAAGTTGTTGGGGCATTAGAACGGTACCATCTAGAAATTGGAAAACGTAGGCATCCCTTAATTGCGCCTCCAAGGTGTACGGTTACAATGATCAAGGGTGGGGTGAAAGAAAACATAGTTCCAGAGGAATGCATGATTACCATTGATAGAAGAATGATTCCCACCGAAACTGTGGAGAGCGTTGAGGACGAGCTTAAAAATTTACTTGAAAGCATAAGGGAAGAAGACCCTGAGTTTAATTATGAGATAACTTCAGGCAAATCCTGTGAAGCGGTGGAAATCCCTCCGAACTCGGAAATAGCCGAAGTGGTAAGGAAAAACCTTAAAAAAGTCACTGGAATAGAACCGGAGCCTTGGGCTACCCCCTACTCCTGTGATGTCAGAAACTTCATTACTGATGCAAGCATTCCAGCTGTTGTATTTGGGCCGGGAAATGTAGAAAATTGTCATTGCTCAGATGAATGGGTTGAAATCGAGGAAGTAATCACCGTAACAAAGGTTCTCGCTTTAACTGCCTTAGAGCTCCTTTCATAATTTTAGATTGAGTTTTTCCGATTTCTAGCGTGGACATGGTTAAATTAAGGCTTTAAAACATCAGGCAATGAATTAACGTGTAAAATTAAGTTGGGGTTGAAAAGGTTGAATTTTGGTATTAATTCATGGCTTTTCAGGGGGCAGGTTATTGAAGATATTTTACCAGGTATAGCAGGCCTAGGCTTTAACGGCGTTGAAATTTCTGGTTTTCCAATGGAGTTTACTTCTCAAAGACGGTTTAAAATTAGAACCTCACTTCCCAACTACGGGATTAAAATCATAACTGTAAGTGTTGGGGTGGCTTTCGCAAATAAATCGCTGGGACTTGATCTTTGTAGCGGTAATAAGAGCGTTCGAGAGAGAACGGTGGGATATATTAAGGATTGCATTGATTTTGCGGCTGACTTAGATGCCGGAATCGTTTATGTCTGTACTGTTACCAAACCTGATGCACACATTCCTGTGAAGAAGGCTTGGGAGTGGATTATAGAAAGTCTTCGAACCTGCGCGGATTACGCTATGGAGAAGAACATTCGATTAGCTTTGGAGCCCTTTCCATCTGGGATAGTGGACACGATCGATGTTGCAATAGAGGTTGTAAATCAAGTAAACTCAAGTAACCTTGGTATTCTCATCGACACCGGCCATCTTAATATAACTGGGGAAGATCTAACCGTATCTGTTGAAAAGGCCAGAAAATTCTTGGTACATATTCACATAAATAACAATGACGGGGTCCACGACCTTCATTACCCACCCTACAACGGCACTTTAAAGAAGGAAGCTTTTTCCTCATTTGTAAACGCATTAAAACAAGTAAATTATCAGGGATACTATTCATTTGAAATTATTACGGCTCCTGACCCCTTTGATGCTGCAACCAAAAGTCTGCAGTTCTTTAAAAATTTGACTGGTTGATATTCAGCGTATTTTCGTTACCGAAATATTTTGAATAAAGGATGCGTACTCACTCTTGGTTTTATTCCGCTTCTTCTCCCAGCATACGCGATTAACGCATCCGCCATTGCACAAGCCGGGAAGACCCTATTAGCTAACTCGATTGGACCATAAAGCAAGAAGTTTGCTCCTGCTGTCAGTGTCATGACACCAGCACTAGCGGTGCATACGTCATAACCTGTCAGACTGAATTCTTGTTTCAGCTTTCTCCAAGTAGTAATCGCATTAGAAGTCGCGCAACCTGCAGGTAATCCGATCTCATTTTTTATAAGGGTAACGGCGTCTAAAGCTAAGCTTATGCTTGGCACATCTAGGACCGCTGTGTCGATAAGTAGTTTCTCGATTCCAGCTTTCGCGGCGGCTTCTAGAAGCCCTGGCTTGTTTGGAGCCCCCCTCAAGATTTCAAGGCGTCCCTCAGGCCAAACATTTTGTGGATTAAAGGCTAGAACGACAGAGGATCTAACTCCTATTTCCTTTAAGGTAGTAATTTCATCCTCTTTGACGTTATAGTCGATTGAGTTGTAAATTGCTCGATCATTTAATCCAACTTCAAACGCGTATTTTATTGCTGGTATCCTGACATCAGCTGACGGACCGTCCACGAGAAATGGAACCTCAGTCACATTAGCGACGAAGTCCACATAGTTTATGAGTGCATCGACACTGATTCCAACTACATCAAGAATGAAAGGATTTCCAGTTTTGTCAGATAATTCTTCAAGGACTTTAATCTGAGTTTCCGCTTGTGTCCGATCAAAAATTCCTTTATTCGGATCTTGAACTAAAGAATGTTTTTCATAAAAAATTGAGCCAATGAGCACAGTCGGATATTCACCTGGCTGGCCGCCGATCTTTATCCCAGCTATGTCAAAAACTTTCTGTTCCTTCTCAAATTTTATCACAGGCGTTTCCCACTCGGTTTTTCGGTGTTGAGGGCAGCCTCCCATTTTTATGCAGCATATAAATTGGTGTTTGCAGTAATATTTTATGCTGTATATAACTATGCAAACTTCTTGAACATGTTTCAATTATGTCAGAGGGGAGACAAAAGATGAGTACGAAGCAAGGCATATTGAATGAGTTAATGATAGCAATTTGGGAGCTTCGAAGTCCAGAGGAGGTGAAACGGCTTACACAAGAGGCGCTTAAAGCCGGGATTCCTCCGCATGAAATTATTACCCAAGGTCTCGCTAAAGGGTTAGATGTGGTTGGTGCAAAATATGAGGAAAAAGAATACTTCATCGCCGATTTGGTTTATGCCGCAAGTTTAATGAAAGAGGCTATGACCATTTTGGAACCCCTGCTTCAAACCGAGAAAGCCGAAGGTGCAGGAGTTTTTGTTATTGGGACGGTCCGAGGAGATCTGCACGATATCGGGAAAAATATAGTTGCTGCGATGCTACGGAGCGGCGGCTTTACTGTTTATGACCTAGGGATTGATGTTCCGGCTGAAGCCTTTGTTGAGAAAGTAAAGGAGGTAAACGCCGACATACTGGGGTTATCGTCACTTCTAACTTCCACTATGCCCCAAGTGAGCGAGGTACTTAATGTATTGAAAGAAAAGGGAATTAGAAGTAGAGTCAAGGTCATGGTTGGTGGGCGCCCTGTTACTGAGGATTTCGTGAAAGAAGTAGGCGCAGATGCTTATGCTAAGGATGCCATAGATGCGGTGCGAAAAGCTAGGGAACTAATGAAGCTGAGAGAGGACTAGCTAAAGTGGAGGGGGAGAATTGGCTAAGCCTATAACCGATTTAAATCTTGAAAGAATCTACATCGCCGCGCAATTGGAGGAACCGGATCAAGTGCCAGTAGATTTTTTCACCGAGGGCGATTGTATTGCACCATTCATAGGGCTTAAAGAAAGGGAATATTACTTCGACCCCCAGAAGATGTTGAGTGCGCAACTGCTGTTTATAAAGCGCTTCTGCAATAAGTATCACGTATTTAATGTTGTTCCTTTACCGCGCCCTGACTATAGTGTTATTGTTGAAATTACCGCACTTGGTGGTAAAGCTAGATGGCCTGAAGATTCAACTCCATTCACCGTTCCCTTAATTAAAAAACCAGAGGACATTGAGAAACTTGAGGTTCCAGACTGTACACGTGATGGACTAATGCCATTTGTTCTTGAAACAATCCGATATATGCAAGAAAAAGTTGGCAAGGATTATGTGATAGGCCCACCGATTCAGAGGGGAATTCCCACGTTCGCCGCGCAACTTCGTGGCATTAATGAGTTTCTGATTGATTTGCGTGTAAATCCAAGTTTATCTCATAAACTACTCAAGATCTGCTTAGAGACCGAAATTGAATGGTGTAAGATACTTCAAGACTGTTTAGGTGAAAATTTCCGAGTTCTCTGTTGCGATGATGTAGCAGGCTTTTTCTCCTTAAAAATGTTTGAGGAGTTTGCATTGCCATATAATAAGCGGTTGTTCGACCTTTTCAAGCATCCATTGAATCTTTACCATAATGACGCTGACACCCAACAATTATTGGAGGGGATTTCAAAGCTTGGTGCAAAGATATTTCATATGGGTCCCCCGGAGACTTGCAACTTAGCTGTTGCCAAAAGAAAGATCGGAAATAAATTATGCTTAATGGGTAACGTGGCCCCTTTCGATGTTTTACGTCAGAAAACATCAGCAGAAGTTGAGATCGCATGTAGACAATGCTTTGAGGATGCTGCAGCGGGAGGAGGATATATTCTGTCTTCCGGCGGGGTGCTCAACCGAGGTACTCCACCAGAAAACATCGATACCATGATTGCTTCCGCTGAGAAATATGGTAAATACTGATCATTCATGTTAAGGTTAACTGACTACACCGTATCGATAATCTTTTACTGCTGAAATGTTGAAACAATAGATTCGTTAGTTTTAATCGAGGGAGAGGAGATGGCACGTAAGGAATATGTTGCCGCAATTGATGCAGGAACCATTGGGTGTCGAACAATAATCTTTGACACCGAGGGACATGAAATTGGCAGAGCATATGATGAATATCTTAGCTATTATCCCCTTCCAGCTTGGGTTGAACAAAATGCAGAAGACTGGTGGATAACAGCCTGTAATACTGTTAAAAGAGCAATTGCAACGACGAAAGTTAATCCAGAAGACATTGTTGGGGTAAGCGTCACAAATCAGAGGGAAACCATTGTCCCTGTAGATATAGATGGGAAGCCTTTAAGAAACGCAATAGTTTGGCAAGATCGAAGAACCGTGCCCCAATGCGAATGGATCAAAAAAAATGTAGGGGCTGATGTTGTTTATCAGATTACTGGGTTGACTGTTGATCCATATTTTTCAGCTCCAAAGATTCTATGGATCATGGAAAATCAACCTGAAATTGTAAAGAAGACATTCAAGTTCCTTTTAGTTCATGATTATATCGAATACAAGCTAACAGGTGAATTTGTTACTGATTGGTCGAATGCTTCAAGAACGATGTTGTTTGATGTTGAAAAGTTCGAATGGTCGGAAAAGCTATCTAATGAAATGGGAATTCCAAAGGAAAAAATGCCCACCGCATATGCCTCAGGCACGAAGGTCGGCGAGGTAACTAAGGAAGCTGCGGAGAGTACAGGCTTCGCTGAAGGAACTCCAGTTGCTGCTGGTGGTGGAGACCAACAGTGTGGTGCAGTGGGCGTTGGTGTGGTAAGGCTCGGAAGAATCAAAGCTACCACTGGAACTGGAACCTTTATGCTTGCCTTTTTAGATGAGCCTAAACGTGATCGACAGAAACGAGTGCTTTGTAGTTGCCATGCTGTTCCAGGCAAATGGGTCATGGAAGCTAGCATGTTTACTACAGGTGCAGTGTACAGATGGTTTAGGGACCGCTTCGGTCAGCTTGAGAAGCTGACTGCTTCTCAATTGGGGATTGATGCCTATGAACTGTTAAACGATGAGGCAGATGCCGCCCCTGTAGGATCTGGCGGAGTGTTAGTAATTCCTCACTTTATTGGGGCTGGGGCTCCGCACTGGGACCCAAAGGCTAGGGGCGTAATTTTGGGGTTAGCATTAGGACACGAGAGGAAACATGTGATTAGAGCCATCATGGAAGGAGTTTGCTTCGAAATTCGTAGGAATATTGAGGTAATGAGAGAGCTTGGTATTAAAATCGAAGAGATGCGAATAACCGGAGGGGCCACAAGAAATCCCACGTGGAATCAGATACAAGCTGATGTCTATGGTATTCCGGTTGCAAAAGGAGTTGTGGAAGAAGCTACTTCACTTGGTGCTGCAATCCTTGCCGGTGTTGGAGCAGGTATCTACAGGGACGTTGCTGATGCCGCTGAAAAAATGGTGATAATTGGGGAAAGAAGAATGCCCATCGCGAAAAATCATGATCTTTATAATAAATTGTATGAAGTTCACAAGGCAGTGTATCAAGCGTTGAAACAAGCAAACGTTTACGCGAGACTTGCTGAGTTTACGGTTTAATTAACTAAGTAGGTTGAAGTAGTAGAATCATATGTTTCGCTTACCTGGGGTTGATTGGTTTCTAAAAGCAGTTACAAGTTATTTTATTTTCAAGTGAATATGGACAGAAGATTCGCGGTAAATAAATGTTGGAAACCATGTGATAAGGCTCTATTGGGGTGGCAGGCGTTCTTGGTTTTATGCGTTATAACCATACTAAATCCTACAATTATGAGGGATAAGGTCAAATCTTCTAACTTAGTATCTAAATTACGAAAGAAGGAGATGCCTCGTGTCGGAGGCGACTGTAGAGAAACGTCCATCGAAGATATTAATCCTCTGTGTTGATAGAGATGATGATCTCAGGGTTAAGGCTGATGTAAGTGCACCGGTCATCGGTCGAGATGCGAATATTCAAGCTGCCACAAAATTGGCAGTAAAGGATCCTGAGGAAGCGGATGCAAACGCTATATTTGAGGCAGTTCGCATTTTTGATACGGTTTCGCCTTCGGCTGAATCAAAGGGTGAAAGCTACGAAGTTGCAACGATTACAGGCTCGCAACTTGGTGGGATTGAAGCAGATAAGGAACTTACTAGGCAACTTGACGAGACTTTGAGAATTTTTAAGGCGGATAGCGTGATTCTTGTGACTGACGGTTTCGCGGATGAATCAGTAATCCCAGTTATTCAGTCGCGTTTGCCTTTGTTATCGATTAGGCGAATTGTGGTTAAACACAGCGAATCAATTGAGGAAACGGCTGCAATCTTCTCCCGTTACATGAAGAAAATAATTGAGGAACCGCGATACTCCCGGTGGTTTTTGGGATTGCCCGGTATACTGCTTATTATTCTTGCCGTATTATGGTATTATAATTTACTTATTTA
This genomic stretch from Candidatus Bathyarchaeota archaeon harbors:
- a CDS encoding acetate--CoA ligase family protein; this translates as MDLISQIFDNATREGRTVLLEPEAKTICMEYGIPVTKFKLATSEEDAVKYAGEIGFPVVLKIVSPDVIHKFDVGGVILNLKNRKQVREAYSKIINNVKHSKPDARIVGVLVQEMAPSSTEVIVGMTKDPQFGPALMFGLGGIFVEVLKDVSFRVAPITERDAREMITEIKGYPLLKGYRGMPPADVDTIVQILLKTSKLVTEHPEVDQLDLNPIMVYEKGAKVVDARMILSR
- a CDS encoding tRNA 5'-guanylyltransferase gives rise to the protein MPLTANFDLTAYEIFSEIKIPSKIPFFVRLDGRDFHVVAETLKVERPHDRKFAKCFVSVAKAIFQGGFDPVLAYTFSDEVNILFVKELLFGGRIEKINSVLGSLASSSFTLAVAAIYKRNLVTAFDSRVILVPEDLIISYLDWRQKMAWRNHLNASAYWLMKKLGCNSREAQEKLRGLKAEEIRNLLFTHGINLNETPLWQGRGILIYKKPYEKLGQMGKAVTRMRLTENWNLPLFSTQKGQLLIRQLVEQARSKNLNIS
- a CDS encoding ArgE/DapE family deacylase — its product is MDAWRQVSANIREGDIVNLVKQLVRIPSRNPPGEEKPAAEFIATLLMGWGFEVELVEPMPDRPDVIAWLRGVEERPTLILNGHIDVVPEGNPALWSTFPFEATVKDGKLFGRGVADQKSGLAAMIIAAKAIKDAGVKLRGNLVLTFVSGEETSEPGTKYLFTDRKLRGDWGIVTEPTSTKTGLKVATAECGLAYYYIIVKGKSVHASQPHMGINAIAKAMKVVGALERYHLEIGKRRHPLIAPPRCTVTMIKGGVKENIVPEECMITIDRRMIPTETVESVEDELKNLLESIREEDPEFNYEITSGKSCEAVEIPPNSEIAEVVRKNLKKVTGIEPEPWATPYSCDVRNFITDASIPAVVFGPGNVENCHCSDEWVEIEEVITVTKVLALTALELLS
- a CDS encoding sugar phosphate isomerase/epimerase, with translation MNFGINSWLFRGQVIEDILPGIAGLGFNGVEISGFPMEFTSQRRFKIRTSLPNYGIKIITVSVGVAFANKSLGLDLCSGNKSVRERTVGYIKDCIDFAADLDAGIVYVCTVTKPDAHIPVKKAWEWIIESLRTCADYAMEKNIRLALEPFPSGIVDTIDVAIEVVNQVNSSNLGILIDTGHLNITGEDLTVSVEKARKFLVHIHINNNDGVHDLHYPPYNGTLKKEAFSSFVNALKQVNYQGYYSFEIITAPDPFDAATKSLQFFKNLTG
- the mtrH gene encoding tetrahydromethanopterin S-methyltransferase subunit H, which codes for MGGCPQHRKTEWETPVIKFEKEQKVFDIAGIKIGGQPGEYPTVLIGSIFYEKHSLVQDPNKGIFDRTQAETQIKVLEELSDKTGNPFILDVVGISVDALINYVDFVANVTEVPFLVDGPSADVRIPAIKYAFEVGLNDRAIYNSIDYNVKEDEITTLKEIGVRSSVVLAFNPQNVWPEGRLEILRGAPNKPGLLEAAAKAGIEKLLIDTAVLDVPSISLALDAVTLIKNEIGLPAGCATSNAITTWRKLKQEFSLTGYDVCTASAGVMTLTAGANFLLYGPIELANRVFPACAMADALIAYAGRRSGIKPRVSTHPLFKIFR
- a CDS encoding corrinoid protein; amino-acid sequence: MIAIWELRSPEEVKRLTQEALKAGIPPHEIITQGLAKGLDVVGAKYEEKEYFIADLVYAASLMKEAMTILEPLLQTEKAEGAGVFVIGTVRGDLHDIGKNIVAAMLRSGGFTVYDLGIDVPAEAFVEKVKEVNADILGLSSLLTSTMPQVSEVLNVLKEKGIRSRVKVMVGGRPVTEDFVKEVGADAYAKDAIDAVRKARELMKLRED
- a CDS encoding uroporphyrinogen decarboxylase family protein; the protein is MAKPITDLNLERIYIAAQLEEPDQVPVDFFTEGDCIAPFIGLKEREYYFDPQKMLSAQLLFIKRFCNKYHVFNVVPLPRPDYSVIVEITALGGKARWPEDSTPFTVPLIKKPEDIEKLEVPDCTRDGLMPFVLETIRYMQEKVGKDYVIGPPIQRGIPTFAAQLRGINEFLIDLRVNPSLSHKLLKICLETEIEWCKILQDCLGENFRVLCCDDVAGFFSLKMFEEFALPYNKRLFDLFKHPLNLYHNDADTQQLLEGISKLGAKIFHMGPPETCNLAVAKRKIGNKLCLMGNVAPFDVLRQKTSAEVEIACRQCFEDAAAGGGYILSSGGVLNRGTPPENIDTMIASAEKYGKY
- the xylB gene encoding xylulokinase → MARKEYVAAIDAGTIGCRTIIFDTEGHEIGRAYDEYLSYYPLPAWVEQNAEDWWITACNTVKRAIATTKVNPEDIVGVSVTNQRETIVPVDIDGKPLRNAIVWQDRRTVPQCEWIKKNVGADVVYQITGLTVDPYFSAPKILWIMENQPEIVKKTFKFLLVHDYIEYKLTGEFVTDWSNASRTMLFDVEKFEWSEKLSNEMGIPKEKMPTAYASGTKVGEVTKEAAESTGFAEGTPVAAGGGDQQCGAVGVGVVRLGRIKATTGTGTFMLAFLDEPKRDRQKRVLCSCHAVPGKWVMEASMFTTGAVYRWFRDRFGQLEKLTASQLGIDAYELLNDEADAAPVGSGGVLVIPHFIGAGAPHWDPKARGVILGLALGHERKHVIRAIMEGVCFEIRRNIEVMRELGIKIEEMRITGGATRNPTWNQIQADVYGIPVAKGVVEEATSLGAAILAGVGAGIYRDVADAAEKMVIIGERRMPIAKNHDLYNKLYEVHKAVYQALKQANVYARLAEFTV
- a CDS encoding DUF373 family protein, with amino-acid sequence MSEATVEKRPSKILILCVDRDDDLRVKADVSAPVIGRDANIQAATKLAVKDPEEADANAIFEAVRIFDTVSPSAESKGESYEVATITGSQLGGIEADKELTRQLDETLRIFKADSVILVTDGFADESVIPVIQSRLPLLSIRRIVVKHSESIEETAAIFSRYMKKIIEEPRYSRWFLGLPGILLIILAVLWYYNLLIYGGIASLIILGTVMLIHGFGIDRKIASWALPGPLEQLRALATIAGLILIAIGIFQAWTYIAGHFPSSVFGSYFISLLPVLIGIFIQQSINLIVLGVCIAVGGSIVYNYFTRDPRIWRGIVGVVVVLSVWEIAWQASVILIEPSAPVIPLIVTVIISIAISVIVIAIIFALHRRFTHYFRKE